The following proteins are co-located in the Dyadobacter chenwenxiniae genome:
- a CDS encoding DUF5686 and carboxypeptidase regulatory-like domain-containing protein, with product MRLLLLVILFVGLQPQLIAGGIKGRIMTNKGEALPYAGIAVKGTSNGTMANEEGAYEFSLAPGSYEIIFQYLGFKSTSKNVTIGSDFTELNIVLEEHALNLQEATIGKGKEDPAYSIMRRAIAKARFHQLQLRGYTAKVYSRSTALPTKIPYLVERRLKKEGIQEGKAILNESVAEIKYRRPASYTQKIVSTRNSLDNSIPSPNEYILASLYSPEIAGTISPLSPRAFAYYKFEYEGYFEDQGQLVNKIKVIPKAYGEGVFKGSLFILEDRWAIHSYDLQTTTSGLNISAKQIFSPVQNVWIPVNQQFRIDGSYLGFAGEFRYLVSLTYEKLDVDPGLKEDIVIVDHKKEKPADGSKRKKDLEKMIQDQKEFSTKNFRKLTKEYEKEEKKENKQQGSSDRLVRQDSIVIDSMANKRDTTYWQALRPIPLTKSEVSSYVLQDSIKVVKDSIREKTRPDSVAFKPLHLVTGNTYTIGERQTFYFKSPLLSISYNTVEGNAINFLTEWQKRWGKSYHFRVTPLVRYSFGRKRVYGQLETAIGNNNWSLLLTGGEMASQINNNNPIPPLPNSIGARFFDRNYMKLYQKQFGRAEFSLRNIADILSFNAAVEYEHREELFNQETARPIFFWSKYSYTPNRPINKELSDTGFPEHDAVTLDLTATLRPWRRYLIRNGEKRYLRSKGPSFSVNYKRGVGVAGDVDYSMLQGTVRQNLSLGPRSNLEYFVNGGSFLSRKQMYFPDYRHFMGNEFFFQYAYPPDQFRMLPFYRYSTDSWFFQAHAIWTSQRFALTRIEALRITGISETLQLHYLRAPTIHNYTEAVYGIDDILRVIRLEAVAQFHGSHFKGMGWRVGTSIKFGR from the coding sequence ATGCGCCTATTGTTACTCGTGATACTTTTTGTTGGACTACAACCCCAATTAATCGCCGGCGGAATCAAAGGACGCATTATGACCAACAAAGGCGAAGCGCTTCCCTATGCTGGAATTGCAGTTAAGGGGACCAGTAACGGAACCATGGCCAATGAAGAAGGTGCTTATGAATTCAGTTTGGCGCCGGGAAGTTATGAGATTATTTTTCAATATCTGGGGTTTAAAAGCACTTCCAAAAACGTTACGATTGGCAGCGACTTTACAGAACTGAACATTGTCCTGGAGGAGCATGCACTCAATTTACAGGAAGCGACCATCGGCAAAGGCAAGGAAGATCCTGCTTACAGTATAATGCGGCGCGCAATTGCAAAAGCGCGTTTCCATCAACTGCAATTACGCGGTTACACTGCCAAGGTTTATTCCCGGAGCACAGCATTACCTACAAAAATCCCTTATCTCGTCGAGCGCAGGCTTAAAAAAGAAGGCATTCAGGAAGGGAAAGCAATCCTCAACGAGAGCGTTGCCGAAATCAAATACAGACGACCCGCGAGTTATACACAGAAAATCGTTTCAACGCGAAACAGCCTCGATAACAGCATTCCATCTCCCAACGAGTATATTCTTGCCAGCTTATACAGTCCTGAAATTGCAGGGACGATTTCTCCGCTTTCACCGAGAGCATTTGCTTATTACAAGTTTGAATATGAAGGTTATTTTGAAGATCAGGGACAACTGGTCAACAAGATTAAGGTGATTCCCAAAGCTTATGGTGAAGGCGTTTTTAAAGGGAGCCTTTTTATTCTGGAAGATCGTTGGGCCATTCATAGTTATGATCTGCAAACGACAACCAGCGGATTGAATATTTCGGCTAAACAGATTTTCAGCCCGGTTCAGAATGTATGGATTCCGGTGAATCAGCAATTTCGAATCGATGGAAGTTACCTGGGTTTTGCTGGCGAATTCCGATATCTGGTTTCATTGACTTACGAAAAGCTTGACGTCGATCCGGGGTTGAAGGAAGACATTGTGATCGTTGACCACAAAAAAGAAAAGCCTGCGGACGGATCGAAGCGGAAAAAAGATTTGGAAAAAATGATTCAGGACCAAAAGGAATTTTCTACAAAAAACTTCCGGAAATTGACCAAGGAATACGAAAAGGAGGAGAAAAAGGAAAATAAACAGCAAGGCAGCAGCGATCGGCTGGTCAGGCAGGATTCAATTGTGATCGATTCCATGGCTAATAAGCGTGATACCACTTATTGGCAAGCACTACGGCCCATTCCGTTAACAAAGTCCGAAGTCAGCAGCTACGTCCTGCAGGATAGCATTAAGGTTGTTAAGGATTCGATCAGGGAGAAAACGCGGCCCGACTCTGTTGCATTTAAACCCTTGCATTTGGTTACGGGAAATACTTATACCATTGGCGAGCGCCAAACATTTTATTTCAAAAGTCCATTGCTTTCGATCAGTTATAACACCGTAGAAGGTAACGCGATCAACTTTTTAACTGAGTGGCAGAAACGCTGGGGCAAATCCTACCATTTCAGGGTAACTCCGCTCGTTCGATACTCGTTTGGACGTAAGCGCGTTTATGGCCAGTTGGAAACTGCGATCGGCAATAACAACTGGAGCTTGCTGCTTACCGGCGGTGAAATGGCTAGCCAGATCAATAATAACAATCCAATTCCCCCATTGCCGAACAGCATCGGCGCCCGGTTTTTCGACCGCAATTACATGAAGCTTTATCAAAAGCAGTTCGGACGGGCAGAATTTTCGTTGCGCAACATTGCTGATATCCTGAGCTTTAATGCAGCTGTTGAATACGAGCATAGGGAAGAACTTTTTAATCAGGAAACTGCGCGCCCTATTTTCTTTTGGAGCAAATACAGCTACACACCCAATCGGCCTATAAACAAGGAACTGTCAGACACCGGATTTCCCGAGCACGATGCAGTAACGCTGGATCTTACGGCAACGCTTCGTCCCTGGCGAAGATACCTGATCAGAAACGGAGAAAAACGTTATTTGAGGAGCAAGGGGCCGTCTTTTAGCGTAAATTATAAAAGGGGGGTTGGCGTGGCCGGCGATGTGGATTATTCCATGCTGCAAGGAACGGTCAGGCAGAATTTGAGCCTTGGCCCAAGGAGCAATCTGGAATATTTTGTGAATGGTGGCAGCTTTTTAAGCAGAAAACAGATGTATTTCCCTGATTACCGACATTTCATGGGCAATGAGTTTTTCTTTCAATATGCTTATCCACCGGACCAGTTCAGAATGCTGCCCTTTTATCGTTACAGTACAGATTCCTGGTTTTTCCAGGCACACGCGATCTGGACTTCGCAGCGATTTGCACTTACCCGGATAGAAGCATTACGGATCACCGGCATCTCGGAAACGCTTCAATTGCATTATCTGAGAGCACCAACAATCCACAATTATACCGAGGCGGTTTATGGAATAGACGACATTCTGCGCGTTATCCGCCTGGAAGCCGTCGCTCAGTTCCACGGCAGTCATTTTAAAGGAATGGGCTGGCGCGTGGGGACTTCTATTAAGTTTGGAAGGTAA
- a CDS encoding NAD(P)H-dependent oxidoreductase translates to MNNLIEDLNWRYAAKRMNGQAVPQEKLNTILEAIKLSPSSAGLQPYNIVVISDQETKNRIFKEAAPQPQIPDASHLLVFAAWDKITAAQISEYMNLIATTRGISVESLSKFQENVTNSVQARSDEGNFNWAARQAYIALGHALVAAATEHVDATPMEGFNNAKLDEILGLTEKGLKSVVIMTLGYRDAENDGLSKAKKVRRSHEELFISI, encoded by the coding sequence ATGAATAATCTTATAGAAGACCTAAACTGGAGATATGCTGCTAAAAGAATGAATGGACAGGCAGTTCCACAGGAGAAATTGAATACGATACTGGAAGCCATCAAGTTATCCCCTTCTTCTGCTGGCTTACAACCCTATAACATCGTTGTGATCAGTGACCAGGAAACGAAAAACAGGATTTTTAAGGAAGCCGCTCCGCAGCCGCAGATTCCGGACGCATCACATCTGCTTGTTTTTGCAGCCTGGGACAAAATTACAGCCGCGCAAATCAGCGAGTATATGAATCTGATTGCAACGACACGTGGGATTTCTGTGGAATCGTTGTCAAAATTCCAGGAGAATGTTACCAACAGCGTCCAGGCGCGTTCAGATGAAGGGAATTTCAACTGGGCGGCAAGGCAGGCTTACATTGCATTAGGACACGCGCTGGTTGCGGCGGCTACGGAACACGTGGATGCAACGCCTATGGAAGGTTTTAATAACGCCAAACTGGATGAAATTTTAGGTTTGACCGAAAAAGGATTGAAAAGTGTTGTTATCATGACATTGGGTTACCGCGACGCTGAAAATGATGGTTTGTCAAAAGCGAAAAAGGTAAGAAGATCGCACGAGGAGCTTTTTATTTCGATCTGA
- a CDS encoding DsbA family oxidoreductase, with product MKVEIWSDVMCPFCYIGKRKFEKALEQFPQKEKIQVEWKSFQLNPAMKTEPGRTINDYLAEVKGWTPEYAAQMNDHVTSIAAEVGLEYNMDKAVVANSFDAHRFVQYAKTQGKGDEAEEQLFKAYFTDGKNTADKETLLDLGSAIGLDVAELKSVLETTRFSEQVRHDIYEAQQVGARGVPFFVLDRKYAVSGAQQPETFLGALEKSFSEWEKANPEPLISLADGANCTVDGQCD from the coding sequence ATGAAAGTTGAAATATGGAGTGATGTAATGTGTCCTTTTTGCTACATAGGCAAACGGAAGTTTGAAAAGGCATTGGAACAGTTTCCTCAAAAAGAAAAGATTCAGGTGGAATGGAAAAGCTTCCAGCTTAACCCGGCCATGAAAACGGAGCCAGGAAGAACCATCAACGATTATCTGGCGGAAGTGAAAGGCTGGACGCCTGAATATGCAGCCCAAATGAATGATCATGTGACTTCGATTGCAGCCGAAGTGGGTTTGGAATATAATATGGATAAGGCCGTTGTTGCGAATTCATTCGATGCGCACCGGTTTGTACAATATGCAAAAACCCAGGGAAAAGGCGACGAGGCTGAAGAGCAATTATTCAAGGCTTACTTCACTGATGGAAAAAACACGGCCGATAAGGAAACTTTGCTTGACCTGGGTTCAGCAATCGGACTTGATGTGGCTGAATTAAAGTCTGTCCTGGAAACCACCCGGTTCAGTGAGCAAGTTCGTCATGACATTTATGAAGCGCAGCAAGTGGGTGCGCGCGGCGTTCCCTTTTTTGTATTAGACCGCAAATATGCCGTTTCAGGCGCACAACAGCCGGAGACGTTTCTAGGCGCTTTGGAAAAATCATTTTCAGAATGGGAAAAGGCAAACCCCGAACCATTGATTTCTCTGGCAGACGGTGCGAATTGCACGGTTGACGGCCAATGTGACTAA
- the guaA gene encoding glutamine-hydrolyzing GMP synthase, whose amino-acid sequence MTEQILILDFGSQYTQLIARRVRELNVYCEIHPYSNFPDLTPNIKGVILSGSPCSVRDADAPRIDLDQFRKIVPVLGVCYGAQLMAQELGGDVKPSQHREYGRARLVIDDTDSSLLAGLSESSQVWMSHGDTIVRAPNDFHVIASTESVKVAAFKIENELTYGIQFHPEVTHTTEGKKLMYNFVAKICGCKQDWTAESFVEQTVSNLRKKLGDDKVVMALSGGVDSTVAATLVHQAIGSNLYCIFVDNGLLRKDEFAEVLHSYQDMGLNIKGVDSKSHFYQSLNGLSEPEAKRKAIGRSFIDIFDQEAHLIEEVKWLGQGTIYPDVIESVSINGPSATIKSHHNVGGLPDFMKLKIVEPLNTLFKDEVRAVGRTLGIDEKILGRHPFPGPGLAIRILGEITPEKVAILQEVDSIFIGGLRKWNLYKDVWQAGAMLLPVQSVGVMGDERTYESVVALRAVTSVDGMTADWAHLPYDFLAEVSNDIINRVKGVNRVVYDISSKPPATIEWE is encoded by the coding sequence ATGACTGAACAAATTCTGATTTTAGATTTTGGTTCGCAATACACGCAATTAATAGCACGTCGCGTTCGTGAGCTTAATGTTTATTGTGAAATCCATCCTTACAGTAATTTCCCCGATCTCACTCCCAATATCAAAGGTGTAATTCTCTCCGGAAGTCCCTGTTCTGTCCGGGACGCAGATGCACCGCGTATAGATTTGGATCAGTTTCGTAAAATAGTGCCCGTGTTAGGCGTTTGCTATGGTGCGCAGCTGATGGCTCAGGAACTGGGCGGCGACGTAAAACCTTCACAGCATCGCGAATATGGCCGCGCTCGTCTGGTTATCGATGACACGGATTCTTCTTTGCTTGCAGGTTTGTCGGAATCTTCACAGGTTTGGATGTCACACGGCGACACCATCGTTCGTGCTCCGAACGACTTCCACGTCATTGCTTCTACTGAATCAGTGAAAGTGGCTGCATTTAAAATTGAAAATGAACTTACATACGGCATTCAATTCCACCCGGAGGTTACGCATACAACCGAGGGTAAAAAACTGATGTATAATTTTGTAGCCAAAATTTGTGGTTGTAAGCAGGATTGGACGGCCGAATCTTTTGTTGAACAGACTGTCAGCAATCTTCGCAAGAAACTGGGAGATGATAAGGTTGTCATGGCGCTTTCGGGCGGTGTGGATTCCACGGTTGCGGCAACGCTGGTTCACCAGGCAATTGGCTCGAACTTGTATTGCATATTTGTTGATAATGGTCTTTTGCGTAAGGATGAATTTGCAGAAGTGCTTCATTCATACCAGGATATGGGTCTGAATATCAAAGGTGTTGATTCCAAATCACATTTTTACCAATCTCTGAACGGATTGTCAGAACCGGAAGCGAAACGTAAAGCGATTGGAAGATCCTTTATTGACATTTTCGATCAGGAAGCACATTTGATTGAAGAGGTGAAATGGCTGGGTCAGGGAACGATTTATCCGGACGTGATTGAGTCAGTTTCTATCAACGGGCCTTCTGCAACGATCAAATCGCACCATAATGTGGGTGGTTTGCCTGATTTTATGAAGCTCAAAATCGTTGAGCCGCTCAATACACTGTTTAAGGACGAAGTAAGGGCGGTGGGCCGGACGCTTGGCATTGACGAAAAAATACTGGGACGTCATCCTTTCCCGGGTCCCGGACTTGCTATCCGTATTTTGGGAGAAATCACGCCTGAGAAAGTGGCAATTTTACAAGAAGTGGATTCGATATTCATCGGAGGACTTCGGAAATGGAATCTATATAAAGATGTTTGGCAAGCAGGAGCAATGCTTTTGCCTGTGCAGAGTGTGGGTGTAATGGGCGATGAGCGGACGTATGAAAGCGTAGTCGCACTTCGCGCCGTAACTTCTGTGGACGGAATGACGGCCGACTGGGCACATTTACCCTATGACTTCCTGGCAGAGGTTTCCAATGATATCATTAACCGCGTCAAAGGTGTGAACCGCGTTGTTTACGACATTTCGTCGAAACCGCCGGCAACCATTGAATGGGAATAG
- a CDS encoding DUF1328 family protein yields the protein MLRWTVIFLIVAIIAGVLGFGGIAAGAAGIAKILFFVFLVLFVLSLISRGVGRS from the coding sequence ATGTTAAGATGGACCGTAATATTTCTGATAGTGGCTATTATAGCCGGAGTGCTTGGTTTTGGCGGAATCGCTGCCGGAGCAGCTGGAATTGCTAAAATTCTATTCTTCGTATTCCTGGTATTATTCGTGTTAAGCTTAATCAGCCGTGGAGTCGGGCGATCCTGA
- a CDS encoding winged helix-turn-helix transcriptional regulator has translation MEAADVEVTAKKAPHTYGECTKSMLPVRDALAVLSGKWKLPIIISLIFGNKRFSQIAKEIPGITDKMLSKELRDLEANCLVKRTVYDSIPVVVEYTLTDYGHTLKPVIEVLRNWGVAHRDRIMHL, from the coding sequence ATGGAAGCAGCAGACGTAGAAGTCACAGCAAAAAAAGCCCCCCACACCTACGGAGAATGCACGAAAAGCATGCTGCCGGTCCGCGATGCATTGGCAGTGCTAAGCGGAAAGTGGAAATTGCCGATCATCATTTCCCTCATCTTCGGAAACAAACGTTTCTCCCAAATAGCCAAAGAAATTCCTGGCATTACAGATAAAATGTTGTCGAAAGAACTAAGAGACCTGGAAGCCAACTGCCTCGTTAAAAGAACAGTCTACGATTCCATTCCGGTGGTTGTGGAATATACATTAACTGATTACGGCCACACATTAAAGCCGGTGATCGAGGTGCTGCGGAATTGGGGAGTAGCGCATAGGGATCGAATTATGCATTTGTAG
- a CDS encoding TonB-dependent receptor domain-containing protein — MKFLINLTVALLLAGTFVQAQTASSPTGKGKVFGAILDEKSQPFPFVNVLLLKASDSTLVKGLAADDGGKFVFDQIPVGKFLTLVSMVGYQKSYSAPFAVNDNDVALPTISLKTDTQALNEVTVVAKKPFIEQQIDRTVVNVENSIVSAGATALEVLERAPGVTVDQQNEQLKLRGKEGVIVQIDGKQTFLSQQELITLLRNTPSDNIEKIELITNPSAKYDAAGNSGIINIKMKRNKNYGTNGNINLGAAYARYGRSSATATVNHRAGKLSSFISGGAFFNKGFNNNDIYRKIPFEDKVTIFDQKTERINKSQYYNVRAGVDYFVTDKTTVGVLVSGFYNNWSNPFGQTNTRILNEDLSLQRTFRTDVFNGGKMNNVSANANLKHQFNDKGKELTFDVDYVNYSGSKKSNLDTRYFNPQGQEENNRETVRNNMPSDINIGVAKLDYAQPLGKGKFETGLKTSFVASDNDMVFETKTDDWVLDPTRSNRFKYTENVNAAYVNYNGSITKNLKYQLGLRGEHTHSIGNSVTLNQKRDRNYVNLFPSVFLSQNLDTNNVLNLSYSRRIDRPNYQSLNPFEFYLDPYTFQRGNPNLKPQYTNSFQLVHVYKSKINTTLAYSRIKDMIADELPQQIASENKTFVTSDNLDNQDNVSLTVSFPVTFTKWWTLQANFTGVYNAYNSIYLDQQLEIKQASWNMYASNQFTIGKGWSAELSGWYNSRAFYGLYAAKPMGMLNAGLQKNIWNKKGTIRLNVNDIFWTNRFNGTAIYKDIDFKVKSEWPSRQFRLTFTYNFGNQNVKGARQRNTGSDDLQKRANSGG, encoded by the coding sequence ATGAAATTTTTAATTAACCTAACTGTAGCATTGCTACTGGCTGGAACTTTTGTGCAGGCACAAACCGCTTCCAGCCCCACTGGCAAAGGAAAAGTCTTCGGAGCGATCCTCGACGAAAAGTCTCAGCCATTCCCGTTTGTCAATGTTTTGTTATTGAAGGCAAGCGATTCCACTCTGGTAAAAGGACTTGCTGCCGATGATGGTGGTAAATTTGTATTCGATCAAATCCCAGTCGGCAAATTTCTTACGCTGGTTTCAATGGTCGGTTACCAAAAGAGTTACAGTGCACCATTTGCAGTGAATGACAACGATGTTGCACTTCCCACGATTTCTCTAAAAACCGACACGCAAGCCTTGAACGAAGTGACGGTTGTTGCAAAAAAACCTTTCATTGAGCAACAAATAGACCGCACGGTTGTGAATGTGGAAAACAGCATTGTTTCCGCTGGCGCCACAGCACTCGAAGTCCTGGAACGCGCTCCGGGCGTAACAGTCGACCAACAAAACGAGCAACTTAAATTACGTGGAAAAGAAGGCGTAATCGTTCAGATTGATGGAAAACAGACTTTTTTATCCCAACAAGAGCTCATCACGCTTCTCCGCAATACGCCCAGCGACAACATCGAAAAAATCGAGCTGATCACCAATCCTTCCGCCAAATACGACGCGGCAGGAAACTCCGGGATCATCAACATTAAGATGAAACGCAACAAGAATTATGGCACGAACGGAAACATTAATCTCGGTGCCGCTTATGCACGCTACGGACGTTCCAGTGCAACCGCAACCGTAAATCACCGCGCCGGGAAATTGAGCTCGTTCATCAGCGGAGGCGCTTTTTTCAATAAAGGATTTAACAACAATGACATTTACAGAAAGATCCCGTTCGAAGATAAAGTGACCATTTTCGACCAGAAAACCGAGCGGATCAACAAATCTCAATATTACAATGTCCGTGCGGGTGTCGACTATTTTGTTACGGATAAAACAACGGTTGGCGTGCTCGTTTCAGGGTTTTATAACAACTGGAGCAACCCGTTTGGACAAACAAATACCAGAATCCTGAACGAAGATCTAAGCCTGCAACGCACATTCAGAACGGACGTGTTCAATGGTGGAAAGATGAACAATGTGAGCGCAAATGCGAATTTGAAACATCAGTTCAATGATAAAGGCAAAGAACTGACATTCGATGTGGATTATGTGAATTACAGCGGCAGCAAAAAAAGCAACCTGGATACGCGTTATTTCAATCCACAAGGTCAGGAGGAAAACAATCGCGAAACGGTTAGAAACAACATGCCTTCCGACATTAACATTGGCGTTGCCAAACTCGATTATGCGCAGCCATTGGGCAAAGGAAAGTTTGAAACTGGCTTGAAAACCAGCTTCGTTGCTTCGGATAACGACATGGTTTTTGAAACAAAAACAGATGACTGGGTGCTCGATCCTACGCGTTCTAACCGCTTCAAATACACTGAAAACGTGAATGCAGCCTATGTAAATTACAACGGAAGCATTACGAAAAACCTGAAATATCAGCTTGGCTTACGCGGTGAGCACACGCATTCAATCGGAAACTCGGTGACATTGAATCAGAAACGTGATCGTAATTATGTCAATCTGTTCCCTAGCGTTTTCTTGTCGCAAAACCTTGATACGAACAATGTGCTGAACCTTTCTTACAGCCGCCGTATTGATCGTCCTAATTACCAATCGCTTAACCCATTTGAATTTTATCTTGACCCTTACACTTTCCAACGCGGTAATCCGAATCTGAAACCGCAATACACCAATTCATTCCAGTTAGTCCACGTTTATAAAAGCAAAATCAATACAACCCTTGCTTACAGCCGCATCAAGGATATGATCGCGGACGAGCTTCCGCAACAGATTGCTTCTGAGAACAAAACGTTCGTAACCTCGGATAACCTGGATAATCAGGATAATGTGAGCTTAACTGTTTCGTTCCCGGTCACTTTCACCAAATGGTGGACTTTGCAGGCCAACTTTACCGGGGTTTACAACGCATACAACTCGATTTACCTGGATCAGCAACTGGAAATCAAGCAGGCTTCCTGGAACATGTATGCGAGCAATCAATTCACAATTGGAAAAGGATGGTCGGCTGAGCTTTCGGGATGGTACAATAGCCGGGCGTTTTACGGATTGTATGCAGCGAAGCCGATGGGCATGTTGAATGCTGGTTTGCAAAAGAACATTTGGAATAAAAAAGGAACAATTCGTCTCAATGTAAACGACATTTTCTGGACCAACCGGTTCAACGGAACTGCGATTTACAAAGACATCGATTTCAAAGTGAAGTCGGAATGGCCAAGTCGCCAGTTCAGACTCACATTTACTTACAATTTTGGTAATCAAAATGTAAAAGGCGCTCGCCAGCGCAACACGGGTTCTGATGATCTTCAGAAACGTGCAAACAGCGGAGGATAA
- a CDS encoding M1 family metallopeptidase, translating to MKLNFVVLLITAFSLQVSAQSDRWQQRVKYQMEVDFDATKHQYKGKQKLTYSNNSPDTLHKVFYHLYLNAFQPGSQMDVRSRTISDPDPRVKDRISKLAPSEIGYEKVLSLKHNGKAVKYEVVGTILEVTLTEKILPKTQHTFEMEFEAQVPIQIRRTGRDNSEGIDYSMAQWYPKMSEYDYEGWHAIPYIGREFYGVWGDFDVKLTIDASYVVAATGYLQNPDKIGHGYSQTQVKHKPGDKLTWHFIAPEVHDFMWAADRDYKHDVVKVDDNLDMHFFYQTDTLANVWKEMEPLAVRCFKIMNEKFGRYPYKQYSVIQGGDGGMEYAMATLITGRQNLGGLVSVTVHESIHSWFQQILGTNESKYAWMDEGFTTYAQNIVMAELFPSRLDAQRGSTVSYRNLAKSGLEEPLTTHADHYNSNRAYSIASYSKGAVFLNQLGYIIGKQKLDSGMKRYFNEWKFKHPNPNDLKRIMEKESGLELDWYFEDFVGTTKTIDYGIKEVVANAAKTTVVLEKIGQMPMPLDVVVSYKDGSQENFNIPLELMRGEKTEALYSKTTYLSDWGWTYPEYSFSIDRNPADIERIVIDPSQRMADINPDNNTYPSISRELPRFKAEKIVK from the coding sequence ATGAAGTTGAATTTTGTCGTGTTGTTAATTACTGCTTTCAGTTTGCAGGTTTCAGCACAAAGTGATCGTTGGCAGCAGCGCGTGAAGTATCAGATGGAGGTTGATTTCGACGCCACGAAGCATCAATACAAAGGAAAACAAAAGCTGACATACAGTAATAATTCCCCGGACACGCTCCACAAAGTGTTTTATCATTTATATCTCAACGCATTTCAGCCAGGCAGCCAAATGGACGTTCGCTCCAGAACGATCAGCGACCCGGACCCGCGCGTAAAGGACCGCATTTCAAAATTAGCCCCCTCAGAAATAGGCTATGAAAAAGTGCTCTCTTTAAAGCATAATGGCAAGGCAGTTAAATACGAAGTGGTAGGGACGATTCTGGAAGTAACATTAACGGAAAAGATCCTTCCCAAAACACAGCATACATTTGAAATGGAATTTGAAGCCCAAGTCCCCATCCAGATCCGTCGTACCGGCCGCGACAACTCCGAGGGGATCGACTACTCGATGGCGCAATGGTATCCAAAAATGAGCGAATACGATTATGAAGGATGGCATGCTATCCCGTATATAGGAAGAGAATTTTACGGAGTTTGGGGCGATTTTGATGTGAAGCTGACGATTGATGCTTCCTATGTAGTTGCCGCAACCGGCTATCTGCAAAACCCGGACAAAATTGGTCATGGTTATTCTCAAACACAAGTGAAGCACAAGCCCGGTGATAAACTGACCTGGCATTTCATCGCACCCGAAGTCCATGATTTTATGTGGGCCGCTGACCGCGATTACAAGCACGATGTGGTAAAAGTGGATGACAATCTGGATATGCATTTCTTTTATCAGACAGATACATTAGCCAATGTCTGGAAGGAAATGGAGCCCCTTGCCGTGCGTTGTTTCAAAATCATGAACGAAAAATTCGGGCGCTATCCTTATAAGCAATATTCAGTAATCCAGGGCGGTGATGGCGGGATGGAATACGCGATGGCAACATTAATAACGGGCCGCCAGAACCTGGGCGGATTAGTCAGTGTAACTGTTCATGAATCCATTCACAGCTGGTTCCAGCAAATTTTGGGAACAAATGAATCTAAATATGCCTGGATGGATGAAGGGTTTACAACCTACGCACAGAACATTGTCATGGCTGAATTATTCCCATCACGGCTCGATGCGCAGCGGGGAAGCACGGTCAGTTACCGTAATCTCGCAAAATCAGGTCTGGAAGAACCATTGACAACCCATGCAGATCATTATAATTCCAACCGTGCTTACAGCATTGCCAGTTATTCCAAAGGCGCAGTTTTCCTGAACCAGCTTGGTTACATTATCGGCAAGCAAAAGCTGGACAGCGGCATGAAACGCTATTTTAATGAATGGAAGTTTAAACACCCAAACCCTAATGACCTGAAACGGATCATGGAAAAGGAATCGGGGCTGGAATTGGATTGGTATTTCGAAGACTTTGTGGGAACCACCAAAACCATTGATTATGGAATCAAAGAGGTCGTGGCGAATGCAGCAAAAACAACTGTTGTTTTAGAAAAGATAGGACAAATGCCGATGCCTCTCGATGTGGTGGTGAGCTATAAGGACGGAAGTCAGGAGAACTTCAACATTCCTCTCGAACTCATGCGCGGCGAAAAAACCGAAGCGCTTTATTCCAAAACAACATATTTAAGCGACTGGGGCTGGACTTATCCTGAATATTCATTCTCTATCGACAGAAATCCGGCCGACATTGAAAGAATAGTTATCGACCCAAGCCAGAGAATGGCGGACATTAATCCGGATAATAATACATACCCGTCTATATCCAGAGAGCTGCCGCGGTTTAAGGCAGAGAAAATTGTAAAGTAA
- a CDS encoding cold-shock protein: protein MNQGTVKFFNDSKGYGFIKDTETGQDYFVHISGLVDEVRENDDVTFDLQEGRKGLNAINVKLA from the coding sequence ATGAATCAAGGAACAGTAAAATTCTTTAATGACTCAAAAGGTTACGGGTTTATTAAAGACACAGAAACAGGACAGGATTATTTTGTACACATCTCCGGTCTTGTTGACGAAGTTCGCGAAAATGACGACGTTACTTTTGATCTTCAGGAAGGACGTAAAGGGCTTAACGCGATCAATGTTAAGCTTGCCTGA